The Pirellulimonas nuda genome includes a region encoding these proteins:
- a CDS encoding glycoside hydrolase family 3 N-terminal domain-containing protein, whose translation MSHTKTMTPDLAPPTALRDKLAQLVFVRIGSNLPPVRRVNEDESRIAGLLSECPIGGLLLFNGPWPEVRDTLARLQQTSRWPLLVASDLERGAGQQLHGLTVFPHARAFAELGEGAAQAVAEAATHTAREALAAGVHALLAPVADVNSNPANPIIATRALAETPELASRLVEAYVHAANAAGVMCCAKHFPGHGDTQGDSHAMLPVVDRPLEALEATELPPFRAAVAAGAPMIMTAHVSYPALDPSGAPATVSRPILQGLLRDRLGFDGIICSDSLLMAGVRDRYATEGEAACAAVIAGVDLLLDVADPSAAVEAMARSVESGSLSEARVNEAFERVWRAKSKYMAPAKRPCPSSDSGDAAGLALRVASGAVRCWPQEHGGPLLCLRDQPVTVCLLKTSQLATDPPEQPLAAALRERLSDVRYFELGPDASDEDYARALASAASTPQRLAAMIVKPSAWHAFGLPKRHADHVHAMIELGDAAVASLGVPTALDQFSNALWRLCTYSDTPVSQQALAEHLRPVEALEALPGC comes from the coding sequence ACCTGCCCCCTGTCCGGCGGGTCAACGAAGACGAGTCGCGCATCGCAGGGCTGCTGAGCGAGTGCCCCATCGGCGGGCTGCTGTTGTTCAATGGCCCGTGGCCGGAGGTTCGCGACACCCTGGCCCGGCTGCAGCAGACGAGCCGCTGGCCGCTGCTGGTGGCCTCCGACCTGGAACGGGGCGCCGGGCAGCAACTGCACGGGCTCACGGTCTTTCCACATGCCAGGGCGTTCGCGGAACTGGGCGAGGGCGCCGCGCAAGCGGTCGCCGAGGCCGCGACGCACACGGCCCGCGAGGCGCTGGCCGCGGGAGTTCACGCCCTGCTGGCGCCGGTGGCGGACGTCAACTCCAACCCGGCCAATCCGATCATCGCTACCCGCGCGCTGGCCGAGACCCCGGAGCTCGCTAGCCGGCTGGTGGAAGCGTACGTCCACGCCGCCAATGCTGCGGGCGTGATGTGCTGTGCGAAACACTTCCCGGGGCACGGCGACACACAAGGAGACTCGCACGCCATGCTGCCGGTGGTCGACCGGCCGCTGGAGGCGCTCGAAGCGACCGAGCTCCCGCCGTTCCGCGCCGCGGTCGCGGCCGGGGCGCCGATGATCATGACGGCACACGTCTCATACCCGGCCCTCGACCCCAGCGGCGCGCCGGCGACGGTGTCGCGGCCGATCCTGCAGGGTTTGCTCCGCGATCGGCTGGGCTTCGACGGCATCATCTGCAGCGACAGCCTGTTGATGGCCGGCGTCCGAGACCGCTACGCCACCGAAGGCGAGGCGGCCTGCGCCGCGGTGATCGCCGGCGTCGACCTGCTGCTGGACGTCGCCGACCCGTCGGCGGCAGTCGAAGCGATGGCGCGCAGCGTCGAGTCTGGCTCGCTTTCTGAAGCGCGTGTGAACGAGGCCTTCGAACGCGTCTGGCGGGCGAAGTCGAAGTACATGGCGCCGGCCAAACGCCCCTGCCCGTCGTCGGACAGCGGCGACGCCGCCGGCCTTGCGCTGCGTGTCGCGAGCGGCGCGGTGCGTTGCTGGCCGCAGGAGCACGGGGGCCCGCTGCTGTGCTTGAGGGACCAACCCGTGACGGTCTGCCTGCTCAAGACGAGTCAGTTGGCGACCGACCCTCCCGAGCAGCCGCTGGCGGCCGCGCTGCGAGAGCGGCTGTCCGACGTCCGCTACTTCGAACTCGGCCCAGACGCCAGCGATGAGGACTACGCCCGGGCGCTGGCCTCGGCCGCGTCGACGCCGCAGCGGCTGGCGGCCATGATCGTCAAGCCGTCGGCCTGGCACGCGTTTGGGCTGCCGAAGCGCCACGCCGACCACGTCCACGCCATGATCGAGTTGGGCGACGCCGCGGTCGCGTCGCTGGGGGTTCCCACCGCGCTCGATCAGTTTTCCAATGCCCTCTGGCGGCTCTGTACGTACAGCGACACGCCGGTTTCCCAGCAGGCGCTCGCCGAGCACCTGCGTCCAGTCGAGGCGCTGGAGGCGCTCCCGGGATGTTGA
- a CDS encoding serine hydrolase domain-containing protein, with protein MLNHRKSMCLVVATLAAVWALPAPAASPPEQLGVSSRQLGYVDPLLEQAYNDGQFCGCVLLAGRRDGVFLERVVGDRQVEPVRKPMEIDSVFDLASLTKPVATATSVMLLVERGQVRLSDPVSQYLVELDRDATRDVTIDQLLTHAAGFVPDNSIRDYQDGPAEAWRRLLALDPQKPPGHVFQYSDVNFELLGKLVERVDGRPLERFVADELFEPLGMNDTMFLPTEPLQRRAVATEQRDGEWLVGEVHDPRAALLGGVAGHAGLFSTAADLARYAQMMLGEGSVENVRVLSPLTVREMIRPRVVAEARRGAGWDVRSPYSKNRGDLLSDAAFGHGGFTGTVLWIDPQLDLFVVFLSSRLHPDGDGVVNDLAGRLGTVVAAAIVEPAGE; from the coding sequence ATGTTGAACCACCGCAAGAGTATGTGTCTTGTCGTCGCAACGCTGGCGGCCGTTTGGGCCCTGCCCGCCCCCGCCGCGTCGCCCCCCGAGCAGCTCGGGGTGAGCAGCCGTCAGCTCGGCTACGTCGACCCGCTGCTGGAGCAGGCGTACAACGACGGCCAGTTCTGCGGATGCGTGCTGCTGGCCGGTAGACGCGATGGCGTCTTCTTGGAACGTGTCGTCGGAGACCGCCAGGTTGAGCCGGTGCGCAAGCCGATGGAGATCGATTCGGTGTTCGACCTGGCATCGTTGACCAAGCCGGTCGCCACGGCGACCAGCGTCATGCTGTTGGTCGAGCGCGGGCAGGTCCGGCTCTCCGACCCTGTCAGCCAATACCTAGTGGAGCTCGACCGCGACGCCACCCGCGACGTCACGATCGACCAGTTGCTGACCCACGCGGCCGGCTTCGTGCCCGACAACTCCATCCGCGACTACCAGGACGGCCCCGCCGAGGCCTGGCGCCGGCTGCTGGCCCTCGACCCTCAAAAGCCCCCCGGGCATGTATTCCAGTACTCCGACGTCAACTTCGAGCTGCTCGGCAAGTTGGTGGAACGCGTTGATGGTCGGCCGTTGGAGCGCTTCGTCGCCGACGAGTTGTTTGAGCCGCTAGGGATGAACGACACGATGTTTCTGCCGACCGAGCCGCTGCAGCGCCGGGCCGTGGCGACCGAGCAGCGCGACGGCGAGTGGCTGGTCGGCGAGGTGCACGACCCACGTGCGGCGCTGCTGGGGGGCGTGGCGGGTCACGCGGGGCTCTTCAGCACCGCCGCCGATCTGGCTCGCTACGCGCAGATGATGCTGGGCGAGGGGAGCGTTGAGAACGTGCGTGTGCTCTCGCCACTTACCGTGCGAGAAATGATCCGCCCCCGGGTGGTGGCCGAAGCCCGGCGCGGAGCAGGGTGGGACGTCCGGAGCCCCTATTCTAAGAACCGGGGCGACCTGCTCAGCGACGCCGCCTTTGGCCATGGCGGGTTCACCGGCACGGTGCTGTGGATCGACCCGCAGCTCGACCTTTTCGTGGTCTTCTTGTCGAGCCGACTCCACCCAGACGGCGACGGCGTCGTGAACGACTTGGCGGGTCGGTTGGGAACGGTGGTGGCCGCAGCGATCGTCGAGCCGGCGGGCGAATGA
- a CDS encoding FAD-binding oxidoreductase, producing the protein MNPIQQPQIDALRALLGDARVLTKAIDTLPYGFDGTAALSAEAGCVVFPTTTAEVAACLRIATDARVPVVTRGSGTGLSGGSVPVAGGMVLCLNQMDRVLELDAANLTIRVEPGVITQKIDELAAEQGLFYPPDPGSQKISTIGGNVAENSGGLRGLKYGVTRDYVMGLRVVLADGEVAWLGSGCVKDVAGYSLRDLFIGSEGTLGVVTEVLLKLLPRPAARGTMTATFASMEAAAQAVSDIIAQRIVPCTMEFLDQTTLRCVENYARIGLPTDAAALLLLESDGSQSAVDEELAAVRRVLEASAALRVETAASEEDAQRLRTARRAAFSALARVRPTTILEDVTVPRSRLAEMVRHIGAVAERHALQIGVFGHMGDGNLHPTFLTDERDADEMHRVELALDAIVEKTLELGGTITGEHGVGLAKKRFLPQQFDDASFALLGRIKQTLDPQGLLNPGKIFDMAPAGQS; encoded by the coding sequence ATGAACCCCATCCAGCAACCGCAGATCGATGCCCTTCGGGCGCTGCTGGGCGACGCGCGGGTGCTCACCAAGGCGATCGACACGCTCCCGTACGGTTTCGACGGCACCGCGGCCCTGAGCGCCGAGGCGGGCTGCGTGGTGTTCCCCACCACTACGGCCGAAGTCGCCGCCTGCCTGCGGATCGCTACGGACGCCCGCGTGCCGGTGGTGACGCGCGGCTCGGGCACCGGGCTCAGCGGCGGCAGCGTGCCGGTAGCCGGCGGGATGGTCCTCTGCCTCAACCAGATGGACCGCGTGCTGGAGCTCGACGCCGCAAACCTTACGATCCGCGTCGAACCGGGGGTCATCACCCAGAAGATCGACGAGCTAGCGGCCGAGCAAGGGCTCTTCTATCCCCCCGACCCCGGTTCGCAGAAGATCTCGACCATCGGCGGCAACGTGGCGGAGAATTCGGGCGGGCTCCGCGGCCTCAAGTACGGCGTTACCCGCGACTACGTGATGGGGCTCCGCGTGGTGCTGGCCGACGGCGAGGTCGCATGGCTGGGGAGCGGCTGCGTGAAGGACGTCGCCGGCTACAGCCTCCGCGACCTGTTCATCGGCTCCGAAGGAACCCTCGGCGTCGTTACCGAGGTGCTGCTGAAGCTCCTCCCCCGCCCCGCGGCGCGCGGCACCATGACCGCTACGTTTGCCTCGATGGAGGCCGCGGCGCAGGCGGTATCGGACATCATCGCCCAGCGGATCGTCCCCTGCACGATGGAGTTTCTCGATCAGACCACGCTGCGCTGCGTCGAGAACTACGCCCGCATCGGCCTGCCGACCGACGCCGCGGCCCTGCTGCTGCTCGAGTCGGACGGCAGCCAATCGGCGGTGGACGAAGAACTGGCCGCGGTGCGTCGCGTGCTGGAGGCCTCGGCCGCCCTGCGTGTCGAAACGGCCGCGAGCGAAGAGGACGCCCAGAGGCTCCGCACCGCGCGTCGCGCCGCGTTCAGCGCGCTGGCCCGCGTACGCCCCACCACGATCCTCGAAGACGTGACCGTGCCCCGCAGCCGGCTGGCCGAGATGGTGCGGCACATCGGCGCGGTGGCCGAGCGGCACGCGCTGCAGATCGGCGTCTTTGGCCACATGGGGGACGGCAACCTGCACCCCACGTTCTTGACCGACGAGCGCGACGCAGACGAGATGCACCGGGTCGAGCTGGCGCTCGACGCCATCGTTGAGAAGACGCTCGAACTCGGCGGAACCATCACGGGCGAACACGGCGTGGGGCTCGCCAAGAAGCGGTTCTTGCCCCAGCAGTTCGACGACGCCAGCTTCGCGTTGCTCGGGCGGATCAAGCAAACGCTCGACCCACAGGGGCTGCTCAACCCGGGCAAGATCTTCGACATGGCGCCGGCGGGCCAGTCATGA
- a CDS encoding (Fe-S)-binding protein has protein sequence MTPPGEPNLLKQLDYSVLQQCMHCGMCLPTCPTYDQTGLERNSPRGRIALMRAVADDRIAVDRDFADEFSYCVGCLACQSACPAGVNYAPMLEASRAECERKKIVPGFARSWTRWLAMRVLFMRPRLLRLVGRALYVCQRPWLRGTAYRIGLMRLLPRRLRELEPQAPTMAPPFSDARIRAVESPPDGQKRYRVGLLTGCVHDLAYAGVNRATADVLLANGCEVVTPRRQPCCGSLHAHNGDPESARELARRLIDAFDATRLDAIVSNAGGCGSHLKHYGRVLQGDASYAERAAQWDRKARDIHEWLVEVGYRRPTAAPAVGPVAYDASCHLCHGQGVRAQPIDVLRSIPGLTLVELPESEWCCGSAGIYSITQPESAAELLERKLKNIVAAGAQVIATGNPGCLLQLAGGVRNHPGLSGVRVVHPIELLAQAYAAE, from the coding sequence ATGACCCCACCCGGCGAGCCAAACCTGCTCAAGCAGCTCGACTACTCCGTGCTGCAACAGTGCATGCACTGCGGCATGTGTCTGCCGACCTGCCCCACGTACGACCAGACGGGGTTAGAACGCAACAGCCCGAGGGGCCGCATCGCGCTGATGCGGGCCGTGGCGGACGACCGGATCGCCGTCGACCGCGACTTCGCCGATGAGTTCTCGTACTGCGTCGGCTGCCTCGCGTGCCAGTCGGCCTGCCCCGCCGGGGTCAACTACGCCCCGATGCTCGAGGCGTCCCGGGCCGAGTGTGAGCGAAAGAAAATCGTCCCGGGCTTCGCGCGGTCGTGGACCCGCTGGCTCGCGATGCGCGTGCTGTTCATGCGTCCGCGGTTGTTGCGGTTGGTGGGCCGCGCGCTGTACGTATGCCAGCGTCCGTGGCTCCGCGGGACCGCTTACCGGATCGGATTAATGCGGCTATTGCCGCGCCGGTTGCGGGAGCTCGAGCCCCAAGCCCCCACGATGGCGCCGCCGTTCTCCGATGCGCGGATCAGGGCGGTCGAGTCGCCCCCCGATGGCCAGAAACGCTACCGCGTGGGGCTGCTCACCGGTTGCGTGCACGACCTCGCCTACGCCGGGGTGAACCGGGCCACGGCCGACGTGCTGCTGGCCAACGGCTGCGAGGTGGTGACCCCGCGCCGCCAGCCCTGCTGCGGTTCGTTGCACGCCCACAACGGCGATCCCGAATCGGCCCGCGAGCTGGCCCGGCGGCTGATTGACGCGTTCGATGCTACGCGGCTCGACGCTATCGTCTCCAACGCCGGCGGGTGCGGCTCACACCTCAAGCACTACGGCCGTGTTCTGCAGGGAGACGCCTCGTACGCCGAGCGCGCCGCCCAGTGGGATCGCAAGGCGCGTGACATCCACGAGTGGCTGGTCGAGGTCGGCTACCGTCGCCCCACCGCCGCGCCCGCGGTCGGGCCGGTCGCCTACGACGCCTCCTGCCACTTGTGCCACGGCCAGGGGGTCCGCGCACAACCCATCGACGTGCTGCGATCCATCCCGGGGCTCACGCTTGTTGAGCTGCCAGAATCGGAATGGTGCTGCGGCAGCGCCGGCATTTACAGCATCACCCAGCCCGAGTCGGCCGCGGAGTTGTTAGAGCGGAAGCTGAAGAACATCGTCGCCGCCGGCGCGCAGGTGATCGCCACGGGGAACCCGGGGTGCCTACTGCAATTGGCCGGCGGCGTGCGGAACCACCCGGGGCTCTCCGGCGTGCGGGTGGTGCACCCGATCGAGTTGCTCGCCCAAGCCTACGCGGCAGAGTAA
- a CDS encoding sugar phosphate isomerase/epimerase family protein has protein sequence MEHETMKLALCNETFHDRSLREGFRLAAEIGYTGIELAPLTLADPDAPPGPHLADVRLLSPALRAAIRTAADDAGLDVIGLHWIMAMTEGLHLTSPDPAVGAATADYLRALAELCADVGGRVLVLGSPQQRNLLPGVSLEQGTEVAADVLREVMPTFERLEITLALEPLGPAEGDFLNTAAEGVALAERVGSPACRLHLDVKAMSSEGTPIPEIIRANRDHLAHFHANDPNLLGPDMGEVQFPPIAAALQEVGYDGWVSVEAFRYEPSREELARISYANLQKAFATA, from the coding sequence ATGGAGCACGAGACGATGAAGCTGGCCCTGTGCAACGAGACCTTCCACGACCGCTCGCTGCGTGAGGGCTTCCGGCTAGCGGCCGAGATTGGCTACACGGGCATCGAACTGGCGCCCCTGACGCTAGCCGATCCGGACGCCCCTCCCGGACCCCACCTGGCCGACGTGCGTCTGCTGTCGCCGGCCCTTCGCGCCGCGATCCGCACCGCGGCCGACGATGCGGGGCTAGATGTGATCGGGCTTCACTGGATCATGGCCATGACCGAGGGGCTGCACCTCACATCGCCCGACCCCGCGGTGGGCGCGGCCACGGCGGACTACCTGCGGGCGTTGGCGGAGTTGTGCGCGGACGTGGGCGGCCGCGTGCTGGTGCTCGGCTCGCCCCAGCAACGCAACCTCCTTCCCGGCGTGTCGCTGGAACAAGGGACCGAGGTGGCCGCGGACGTGCTCCGCGAAGTCATGCCAACTTTCGAGCGGCTTGAGATCACGCTGGCCCTCGAACCGCTCGGCCCCGCCGAGGGCGACTTCCTCAACACCGCGGCCGAGGGGGTGGCGCTCGCCGAGCGTGTGGGCTCTCCCGCCTGCCGGCTGCACCTCGACGTCAAAGCGATGTCGAGCGAGGGGACGCCGATCCCAGAAATAATCCGCGCGAACCGCGATCACCTAGCCCACTTCCACGCCAACGACCCCAACCTGCTCGGCCCCGACATGGGCGAGGTGCAGTTCCCTCCCATCGCCGCGGCGCTGCAAGAGGTCGGTTACGACGGGTGGGTCTCCGTCGAGGCCTTCCGCTACGAGCCGAGTCGCGAAGAGCTGGCGCGGATCAGCTACGCCAACCTGCAGAAGGCGTTCGCCACGGCGTAG
- a CDS encoding PQQ-binding-like beta-propeller repeat protein, which produces MKTSIWLLLIALVGPLGAAVAAWPHTVPHADPHTDNDAEPTAANERPTRLDPATNARWVVDLPGPGASTPVVWRDRLFLTSEIDDANGVICLTTEGQQLWRQKFGERVAGKHRNASGANPSPVTDGKRVVAYFKDTTLACFSVDGEPLWRVNLAEELGEGKLWWDLGTSPVLTSAGVLVAAMHEGESYLATFDIQTGEVVWKQPRNYECATESDQSYTTPAVVMLDGVETVVTLGANHLTGHDAKTGRLLWECGGINPDNQPMWRNIASAAVAGGIAVVPHGRGELLTAFRLGGSGDVTQSARMWGLRGVGSDSPTPCVVDGRVYVLGDKGTVTCVDLETGEKLWTDQLPRTRAKYFSSPVVIGDLLYCISEDGGAVVSRIDNGLQSPVKTELGDIVVATPVPIDNDLLVRTRTRLYRFAGEEE; this is translated from the coding sequence ATGAAGACCTCTATCTGGCTGCTCCTGATCGCGTTGGTCGGCCCGCTGGGCGCCGCCGTCGCCGCTTGGCCTCACACGGTCCCCCACGCAGACCCCCACACAGACAACGACGCGGAGCCCACCGCCGCGAACGAGCGGCCCACGCGGCTCGATCCCGCCACGAACGCCCGCTGGGTGGTCGACCTTCCGGGGCCGGGGGCGTCGACCCCGGTCGTATGGCGTGACCGTTTGTTCTTGACCAGCGAGATCGACGACGCCAATGGCGTCATCTGCCTCACCACCGAAGGCCAACAGCTCTGGCGCCAGAAATTCGGCGAACGCGTTGCCGGGAAGCACCGCAACGCCTCGGGGGCGAACCCCTCCCCCGTAACCGATGGCAAGCGGGTGGTGGCGTACTTCAAGGACACGACGCTCGCTTGCTTCAGCGTCGACGGCGAGCCCCTCTGGCGTGTCAACCTCGCCGAGGAGCTAGGCGAAGGGAAGCTGTGGTGGGACCTAGGCACCTCCCCCGTGCTGACCTCAGCCGGCGTGTTGGTTGCGGCGATGCACGAAGGGGAGTCGTACCTTGCGACCTTCGACATCCAGACCGGCGAGGTCGTCTGGAAGCAGCCCCGCAACTACGAGTGCGCCACCGAGTCGGACCAGAGCTACACCACCCCGGCGGTCGTCATGCTAGACGGCGTTGAGACGGTCGTCACGCTCGGCGCCAACCACCTGACCGGCCACGACGCCAAGACCGGCCGGCTGTTGTGGGAGTGCGGCGGCATCAACCCCGACAACCAGCCGATGTGGCGCAACATCGCCTCCGCCGCGGTCGCGGGCGGGATCGCTGTCGTCCCCCACGGACGGGGCGAGCTGCTCACGGCGTTCCGGCTTGGCGGCAGTGGCGACGTGACCCAATCGGCCCGGATGTGGGGGCTGCGAGGGGTCGGGTCAGACTCTCCGACGCCCTGCGTCGTCGACGGCCGCGTGTACGTGCTAGGGGACAAAGGGACCGTCACCTGCGTCGACCTCGAGACGGGCGAGAAGCTATGGACCGACCAGCTCCCCCGCACGCGCGCGAAGTATTTCAGCTCTCCGGTAGTAATCGGCGACCTCCTGTACTGCATCAGCGAAGACGGTGGCGCCGTGGTCTCCCGCATCGACAACGGCCTGCAATCGCCCGTGAAGACGGAACTGGGAGACATCGTCGTGGCGACCCCCGTACCCATCGACAACGACCTGCTGGTCCGCACACGGACGCGGCTGTACCGCTTTGCCGGCGAGGAAGAGTAG
- a CDS encoding discoidin/SUN/FTP domain-containing protein, with amino-acid sequence MPTKMTISKSSVLTLIAASYAASLLADGRPLETAAVEPSHSEADAKDDAPKNLALGRPYTLRPSPNYQLCTDPDDSRQLTDGRLTSDYFWAQTGSVGWRSHPPVIVTVDLGGVEPIRGASLRTAAGIAGVAWPQAIDLMVSDDGRSYRHVGDLVSLSAKRNPAPSGGYAVHTYRTQQLRTHGRYLAFLITPSGNFFFADEVEVFQGDPSWLAEPLTGKTTHDLPAYYREGAVQAAVGRRIADDARTLHECVASAGLEAEPARRLKEQLTAIEAELPRLPRAQPKGFRAVLPVNPLHERLFGVQAALWRGQGLPRLTLWQTPLWDPLSLTQTPPAEGNAKIDVALMQDEYRAAALNLSLSAEQQANVSVSFSGLPGGAHPSWIKVHQVEWTDTKSGVPVAAALPLAEWDEHGAKINLRPGLTRQVWLTFHPTDVPPGDYHGKIVVKDGDAVLEAPLNVRLFPLRFPATPTLHLGGWDYTDRDNSMQITPQNRDAVIAHLREHFVDTPWAAPGMMQFGSYNGQGKLTTPPDTAAFDRWLSRWPGARQYCVFLSVGESIDGSAMGTPQFDQKVAEWIRFWAGYAERQGLRPEQLALLLVDEPTKAEQDTRILAWARAIHAAHTGVKVWEDTCHADPATAVQAMMAACDVLCPNRPNFVAADQSVRDYYVERREQGTELDFYSCRGPGRLLDPYSYSRLQAWTCWQYQAGGSHFWAFGDSGGGSCWNEYESPRGSYVPFFLDTAGVTPGKHMEAIREGVEDYEYLVMLRDRIEASASDAPPETLAEARQLLAESVASVCDAENTTSMFWHEPKDRGVADTTRLQILEMLTKLP; translated from the coding sequence ATGCCGACGAAAATGACGATCAGCAAGTCGAGTGTGCTAACGCTAATTGCTGCGTCCTACGCTGCCTCGCTTCTCGCAGACGGTCGTCCACTGGAAACGGCAGCGGTCGAGCCAAGTCATTCGGAGGCTGACGCGAAGGACGATGCGCCCAAAAACCTTGCGCTGGGCCGGCCCTACACGCTGCGGCCGAGCCCAAACTACCAGCTATGTACCGATCCGGACGACTCGCGTCAGTTGACGGACGGCCGGCTCACGTCGGACTACTTCTGGGCGCAGACCGGCTCGGTCGGCTGGCGCTCTCACCCGCCGGTCATCGTTACGGTCGACCTCGGCGGGGTCGAGCCGATCCGTGGGGCCTCGTTGCGAACTGCTGCGGGGATAGCGGGGGTCGCATGGCCCCAGGCGATCGATCTGATGGTCAGCGACGACGGACGCAGCTACCGCCACGTGGGAGACTTGGTCAGCCTCAGCGCCAAACGCAACCCGGCGCCGAGCGGGGGCTACGCGGTGCACACCTACCGGACGCAGCAACTCAGGACGCACGGACGCTACCTGGCTTTCTTGATTACCCCTTCGGGCAACTTCTTCTTCGCCGACGAAGTTGAGGTATTCCAGGGCGACCCTTCGTGGCTCGCAGAGCCGCTTACCGGAAAGACGACACACGATCTTCCGGCCTACTACCGGGAAGGGGCGGTCCAGGCCGCTGTGGGCCGGCGGATTGCCGACGACGCCCGCACGCTGCACGAGTGCGTGGCGTCCGCGGGACTCGAGGCCGAACCGGCGCGTCGGTTGAAGGAGCAGTTGACGGCCATCGAGGCCGAGCTGCCCCGGCTGCCGCGCGCCCAGCCCAAGGGCTTTCGGGCGGTGCTGCCGGTGAACCCGCTGCACGAGCGGCTGTTCGGCGTGCAAGCCGCCCTGTGGCGCGGGCAGGGGTTGCCGCGTCTGACCCTGTGGCAGACGCCGCTGTGGGACCCGCTTTCCCTCACCCAGACGCCCCCCGCTGAGGGGAACGCCAAGATCGACGTCGCCTTGATGCAGGACGAGTACCGCGCAGCCGCGCTGAACCTGAGCCTGTCTGCCGAGCAACAGGCGAACGTTTCGGTGAGCTTCTCCGGTTTGCCGGGGGGCGCGCACCCCTCCTGGATCAAGGTGCACCAGGTTGAGTGGACCGACACCAAGAGCGGCGTGCCCGTCGCCGCGGCGCTGCCGCTCGCCGAATGGGATGAGCACGGGGCCAAGATTAACCTGCGTCCCGGCCTGACGCGCCAGGTTTGGCTTACCTTCCACCCAACGGACGTGCCCCCGGGCGACTACCACGGGAAGATCGTGGTGAAGGACGGCGACGCGGTGCTCGAGGCGCCGCTGAACGTCCGGCTCTTCCCGTTGCGCTTCCCTGCTACCCCCACGCTGCACTTGGGGGGATGGGACTACACCGACCGCGACAACAGCATGCAGATCACCCCCCAGAACCGCGACGCGGTGATTGCGCACCTGAGGGAGCACTTCGTCGATACGCCGTGGGCCGCGCCGGGCATGATGCAGTTCGGCAGCTATAACGGGCAAGGGAAGCTTACGACCCCCCCGGACACCGCGGCCTTCGACCGGTGGCTCTCTCGGTGGCCGGGCGCGCGGCAGTATTGTGTGTTCCTTTCGGTGGGCGAAAGCATCGATGGGTCGGCGATGGGCACGCCCCAGTTCGACCAGAAGGTAGCCGAGTGGATCCGGTTCTGGGCCGGCTACGCCGAGCGGCAAGGCCTGCGGCCGGAGCAGCTCGCCCTGCTGCTGGTAGACGAGCCCACCAAGGCCGAACAGGACACCCGCATCCTCGCATGGGCTCGGGCCATCCACGCCGCCCACACGGGGGTCAAGGTCTGGGAGGACACGTGCCACGCCGATCCCGCCACGGCCGTACAGGCGATGATGGCCGCCTGCGACGTGCTCTGCCCGAACCGGCCCAACTTCGTGGCCGCCGATCAATCGGTGCGCGACTACTACGTCGAGCGTCGCGAGCAGGGGACGGAACTCGACTTCTATTCCTGCCGCGGGCCGGGTCGCCTGCTCGATCCCTATTCCTACAGCCGCCTGCAGGCCTGGACCTGTTGGCAGTACCAAGCGGGGGGATCGCACTTCTGGGCGTTCGGCGACTCGGGGGGCGGAAGCTGCTGGAATGAGTACGAGAGCCCGCGGGGCTCCTACGTGCCGTTCTTCTTGGACACGGCCGGCGTCACCCCGGGCAAGCACATGGAGGCGATCCGCGAAGGGGTAGAGGACTACGAATACCTTGTGATGCTGCGGGACCGGATCGAGGCCTCGGCGTCGGACGCTCCGCCCGAGACGTTGGCCGAGGCCCGGCAGTTGCTGGCAGAGTCGGTCGCCAGCGTCTGCGACGCCGAGAACACGACCTCGATGTTCTGGCACGAGCCCAAGGACCGCGGGGTTGCAGACACGACGCGGTTACAGATTCTAGAAATGCTGACCAAGCTGCCCTAG